The genomic window GCCAGCATGCCCGGCAATTCCATGCCCGCCGCCTGGTCGCTGATACCCAGGCGCAAACTCAATCGCGCGGGAACATGGCCGTTAAGCGCACGCTCGTGGGCGTCGAGCAGCTCTCGCGCGGCGACAAGGAACTCAGCGCCCTCGGGAGAAAGGCCGACCTTTCTTGGCGTACGTTCGAGCAGGCGGCGGCCCAGCCTGTCCTCCAGGCGCTTCAGCTTCAGGCTAACCGCGGATTGGGTGGTCTCCAGCGCCTCGGCAGCCCGGGTGAAGCTGTTGAGGTCAGCCACCAGCACGAAGGCCTGCACCGCGTCGAGATCCAGCGGGCGGGCCAGATATCCATTTTCAACATTCATGACTGAAATATCCGACCATGAGTTTTCATTATCTTAGGCCGGGTCTAGCATGATTGCCATGCTCGATTGAGCCCCCCCTCCCCAGGAGTCATGGAATGAATACGCATCACGCCGCCGGCGACCCGCGGCGCTGGCTGGCTTTGTCTGTACTGCTGACGGGTGCCTTCCTGCCGCCGCTGGATTTCTTCATCGTCAACGTGGCACTGCCGTCCATCCAGACCACGCTCAAGGCAAGCTCGGCCGAACTGCAATTTGTGATTTCGGCCTACGCGGCCACCTATGCAGTGTTCCTGATCACCGGGGGCCGGTTGGGCGATCTGTATGGCCGTCGGCGCATGTTCCTGCTCGGCATCAGCGGCTTTACCCTGGCCTCTCTGCTGTGCGGACTGGCGGTGTCGCCAAGGATGCTGCTCGCCAGTCGCATGCTGCAGGGCATGGCTGCTGCAGCACTGGCGCCACAGGTGCTGGCGTCGATCCGTGTGATGTTTCCGCCGGCAGAACAATCCCGCGCGCTAGGACTCTATGTCGCCACCTTCGGCATGGCCGCAACGTTAGGGCAGTTGCTAGGTGGCGCGCTTATTTCGGGGCATTGGTGGGGTCTTGGCTGGCAGCTCATCTTCCTGGTCAATTTGCCGGTGGGTATCGCCGCATTGATCGGTGGTTTTTGGCTGTTGCGCGAGTCGCGCGCGCCGCATGCGTTGAAGCTCGACCTGGGTGGCGTGGCGCTGCTATCGATTGCCCTCGGCTTGCTGGTCTATCCGCTGGTGGAAGGCCGTGAACAGGGCTGGCCGGCCTGGACGTACGCGATGCTTGTCGCTTCGGCAGTGATGCTGGCCGCATTTGCGCGATACGAAACACACGTCATCCGACAAGGCGGCTCTCCGCTCATCGATATACGCCTGCTTCGCGAAGGTGATTTCGCACTGGGCATCGTGATCACGCTCGGCTTTTATCTGACTTCTTCCTTCGTGCTTACCTATGCCGTCTATATGCAGAGCGGGCTGCAGCGTAGTGCGTGGCAAAGCGGCCTGGCGACCTTGCCATTCACCATCGGCTATTTCTGCGGATCGATGCTCGCTTCGCGCATGATCACTACTTTGGGCAACCGTACGCTGCCGCTATCGTGCACGCTTCAAGCGGTGGGTTTCGGCATT from Dyella caseinilytica includes these protein-coding regions:
- a CDS encoding MFS transporter; the encoded protein is MNTHHAAGDPRRWLALSVLLTGAFLPPLDFFIVNVALPSIQTTLKASSAELQFVISAYAATYAVFLITGGRLGDLYGRRRMFLLGISGFTLASLLCGLAVSPRMLLASRMLQGMAAAALAPQVLASIRVMFPPAEQSRALGLYVATFGMAATLGQLLGGALISGHWWGLGWQLIFLVNLPVGIAALIGGFWLLRESRAPHALKLDLGGVALLSIALGLLVYPLVEGREQGWPAWTYAMLVASAVMLAAFARYETHVIRQGGSPLIDIRLLREGDFALGIVITLGFYLTSSFVLTYAVYMQSGLQRSAWQSGLATLPFTIGYFCGSMLASRMITTLGNRTLPLSCTLQAVGFGIVVAAITHSLPQSTLLPGILLAGLGFGIAMPSLIRVVISSVDALHAGLASGMVITALQISAALGVAIIGGVFYSVLNKQQTLHAYAHAFATSLSCNVAALVVIILLSLALGRSRQQIANIPAVTLD